A region of Diceros bicornis minor isolate mBicDic1 chromosome 9, mDicBic1.mat.cur, whole genome shotgun sequence DNA encodes the following proteins:
- the LOC131410099 gene encoding protein POLR1D isoform X2 — protein sequence MGPMGWMKCPLAGTNKRFLINTIKNTLPSHKEQDHEQKEGSEEPAKSQNQKEENRKKHRSHPYKHSFPARGTASRSPPRKRSRQEKYEKRSNKR from the coding sequence gaTGAAGTGTCCTCTTGCTGGTACAAATAAAAGATTTCTAATTAACACAATTAAGAACACACTGCCCTCCCATAAAGAGCAAGACCATGAACAAAAAGAGGGCAGTGAGGAACCTGCGAAAAGCCAGAACCAGAAGGAAGAAAACCGGAAGAAGCACAGAAGCCACCCTTACAAACACAGCTTCCCAGCTCGAGGCACGGCCAGTCGTTCGCCGCCGAGGAAGCGGAGCCGCCAGGAGAAGTACGAGAAGCGGTCAAACAAGCGATGA